The genomic segment TTTTAGGCTCTCCCTTGAAGATTGATCATCCGAGACAACTTTAACTTCTCTAATGTCGCACATTTGCCCGTTCTCACTATTAAAACCAAGATAAACATGACCAAAAGTGCTTCTTCCAAGAAGCTTTCCTTTTCTCCAATTTGAAGAAATTCCACCAGGTCTTCCAGGTTTTCCGGGACTTCTTGGGGTCGATAATGAGCAAAGGCTAACTAAAGAACCAGGTGGAAGGGGAAACTTATGAAATTCATTCCTTCCATCTTCCAGTTTCCCATTTGAATAGTCCAAATTAATCTCGTTAATTCGAGCATGGATAGACAAAGTGGTGGTTGTAATGCACCTCAATCCTCGACCAGGGCTTCGAGAAAGTGGGCTTAATACTTTGTTATCAATGTGTCCTCTGAAATCATTTTGATCCGTAAAATGACCCAAATCTTTGGATGATCCTCACGAAGTAACGCTTGAAACAGAGCCAGTccgaaatcaacaccatcaaaATGGCCTAGCTGCCCTGTTGGTGGTTCTAGAGGCAGCGAAGTGGTGCACTCTATACTTTTTGTCTCAACACCATGAAGAAGATACAATTTCATCTAATGTTGCAtattcagttcagcattttcgATATGTACATTTTTTCAATGATATAAATCTATTtactcctgtattttaattcacAATAAATTCTCTTGATAGAAAACACAAAAGATCGTATTGGTCTTATGGTCGTCCTTCCCCCGAATTAGTAAAAACAATATGAACCAAGATACCCAAAAAAAGAGTATCCTTAGAGTttctaaataagaaaaaaaaatattttcattggtAAGATAAAAATGAAAGAATACTATCTGATATTTTGTCAAATATGTTAATTCTTTAAGTTAATCTCAACGGAATGCACATACTTCTTTATCACGCTTATTGCGTGGGAATCTTGATTAAAAACTATCAATTATAAACAATGATCAAGTTAAAAAATTATTGCTCtgaattgtttttaaataaatacaaaaaCGTATTCTACAATTTTTGGTTTTAGTAGGGAGATAATCCCCTTTAAGAAAATTAGtacaaaataaaactaaataccACGAttgaattttcattttcttttcaaaaaatatattggCATGTCATTTTTAAAGGTTTTTATACTCTAATTAAATATATGTAAAGGTCGATCAATATGTCAATACAACACTTtggattttcataaataaagacttgttttcattaataaaataaaaatgaaagaaCACTATCTGATATTGTCCTTCATCTTAAAGTGATCGATCGAGCTGTAATGATATATAGTAGACATTAATTTTGATTCAACGTGATTCTTCCCAAATATTGATCGGCAATGGCTAGTATAAAGAACTAAAGATATTAATTCTTTAAGTTATCGTCAATGGAATGAATACATAGGCTTATTGCTTCAAATTCGTGGGAATCTTGATTAAAAACTATCAATTATAAACAATGATTGAGTTAAAAAATTATTgctctgaattttttttaaataaatgtaaGGAACGTTGTTCGACAGACGTGAATAAATATATTAACAGTAGTGTAAAattgtaaatttgtgttttatcagaattaagtgttgtgtTGAAGAGTAGTGATCGCGTGTTGCCTTGAATGTTGGGGACATCTGcagacaacatccgtaacgaAGTTGGCTGAAAATCATTTTTCGTTGCTCCTCTTTCGGCATCACACTTTTGCTTTCTtagttgatattttattattgttggttgttttagaaagcgtttattttctcaacttgttgaaaaaattgaatcttgtgaaaatcactagtgattggtttttgtaaacgaattgtttttctagtgattaatttttgacatgaggcaccgcacaagtatttatacttgtgtatatttaatctcgtccatctatttatttaaagtgaatttgtgttactaaatataatattccgctgtatgttgtcttaaatgttgtaacatttgacacaacacttaattctgataaaacacaaatttacaattttataCTACTGTTAATATACTTATTCACATCTATCGAACAACGTtccttacaagtggtatcagagcctactcttgatatactaagtgttgattctggtttttgttttgtttgacagAAATATCAAATGGATCCATCACTCGCAAACGGCCACCAGTCTTAGATGGAACCAACTACAGTTTATGGAAGGTCAAAATCCGGTTTCATATAAAATCCATAGATGAGAGAGCATGGCAAAGAGTTCTAAGCGGTTGGACTCCACCAAGGAGAATAGACGAAGATGGTGATAGTCTGATAAAACCTGAAAGTGACTGGACTACTGATGAAGTGCAGATTTCAAATTACAACTCAAAGACACTGaatgtcattttttttttcagttgatATGAACATGTTCGGGCTTATTACTAATTGTGTCTCGGCCAAGGATGCATGGGACATTCTCCAAAGACACTGTGAAGGTTCTGAAAGTGTGCGACGAACAAGACTGAGGATGGTTACTTCCAAGTTCGAGATTATGAGGATGGAAAAATCTgagaacatactgaaatatgatCGTCGCCTAAGGAAAATTGCTAATGAGGCGTTCAGTCTTGGAGACCCTATCTCCAATGAACGATTAGTTAGTAAGGTTCTCCGTTCTTTGCTCGAaagattcaacataaaaatttgtgCGATAGATGAGGCTAAGGACACAACGCAAATGGCTTTGGAAGACCTTTTGAGATGAACATAGACATGcaaaagaaggataaagggaaaACAATTGCATTCCAAGCTTCAAATGATTCTTTCAATGACCTTCTTCAAGTATCCCAAGAAGTTAATGAATCAGACATTTCTGAGGATTCTATCTCCTTTATCACAAAGAAATTTGGGGATTACTTGAAAAGAATCAGAGATAAGAAGAATGATGCACAACCATCGAAATTTCCAAGTCCTCCTGCTACTCAAAGACCACAAAGGTTTCCTGCCAAGCGACAATCTCAACCAAGGAATGAAGGCAGAGAACAATTTAACTCAAAGAATTATGATTCAGTGCAGTGTAGAGAATGCAAGGGGTTCGGACACTATGCAAATGAATGTGCCAACAGATTGCGAAAGAACAAAGGCTACAATGCACCTCTAAGCGATGAAGAATCTGATGAGGAGGAGAAATCCAATGATGAAGATAATCACACCTCCTTGACTGCATTATTTACAGAAAATTGCAGGCTGCATGTGAATCCTTTAGGTGTTTCCctaggtgttgccacacctggccgcaacatctgcaaaaaaTCAGTGTGTTTAAAATCCACAACTTCTAGAAATTCGAGTGTAGATGATTAATCGGAagctgatgatgaagagatgacTCTTGAGAGTGTTCAAAAGCTTTATGAAGAGCTGTTTGAGgattggaccaaaagaaacaagcttAACTCGACTCTTGTAAAGGAAAACATTGATCTAAAAGCCGTGGTTAccaaacttgaagtaattctAAGCAAAAAGGACTTAGAACTGGGTAAGACCaaagaagaacttcaaaaggcAAATGAAACCTTATCCAAGTTTAATTCGAGcacatccaagcttgaatcCATACTTTCGATGGGAAGAGATGAAAAGAAGGGTTTAGGGTTCAAAGACAGTGTATTTGAAATTGGTGAATCTGGAAAATCTACCGTTTTATGAAAGGAAAAACTGAAACATTTACACCGTCATTACCTACACCTTCAACCAAAAGCTCTCCACCGAGAAGACAATCCACTGCACCTGTTCCTAAGAAAAGAAAACGCAGGTATGTACGCCATTACTGCTTTAAGCCTGGACATATCAGGCCATATtgttttaaactcagggatgACCGCATAAACCAAAAGTCAAGCCGGATGTTGCCTCAAATGTTGCACAACACTTTCCCGCAACACCTCCAAGAATCGACCTACAGTAAGACAGATTTGGGCTACCAAAGGTAAAAATTCACTGTAATGTTGTTTATACTTCATTAAAAACTAACACTGCATGTTActggtactttgatagtggaagctcacgcCATATGACAGGGTCAAGAGAATATCTCATCGATTATGTTAAACAAAAATGTGGCAGAGTAACCTATGGAGGAGGAGCTAAAAGAAAGATTGTTGGAAAGGTAACTTTGAATGTTGAAGGACTACCAAAGCTCCACAATTTTCTCCATGTTGAAGGATTAAACTCAAATTTGATCAGCATAAGTCAATTATGCGATGATAATTTGCAAGTCAAGTTTAATAAACATGcgtgtgaagtttttgatgaatCTAACATATGCAtcatgacaggtacaaggtcttcGGACAATTGCTACCAAATTGGTAATGaactttcatgcaaacatgcacaAGTTACTGAATTTGAACTTTGGCATCAGAAACTCGGCCATGTGAAtttcaaaaccttgaagaatCTGAGTAAATATGAGGCAGTGCGAGGTATGCCCAATCTTTCATCTGGAATACCCTATGTGTGCGGTGAGtgtcaaaaaggaaaaaaaactcgCGTGTCACACCCGGTGTTGGCAACATCTGGGACAACACGCTGTCTGGAGTTACTtcacatggatcttatgggtcctaTGGAAGTCGAAAGTTTTGGaggtaagaaatatttttttgtatgtgttgatgatttctcacggtATTACATGGGTTAGTTTTATTAGGAAGAAATCAGACACCTTCAGTGTGTTTAAACAATTGGTCACAAGAATCACAAACTTTCATGGTTTGAAGGTGAGAAGAATCAGTACTGACCATGGTAAGGAATTTGAGAATTCTTCATTCTCATCATTTTGTGCCAGGAAAGGTATTTCACACGAGTTTTCGGCACCAAAAACCCCACAAAAAAATGGAATTGTCGAACGCAAGAACAGAACACTGCAAGAAATGGAAAGGGTGATGCTAACATCGAAGAACATCTCAAAGCGTTTTTGGGCAGAGGCCTTAAATACGGCTTGTCATATTTCAAATAGAGTGTATTTTAGAAGCGGCTCAACCATGACATGCTATGAAATAATCATGGGAAAGAAGCCTAAtctcaaatattttcatatttttggatgTGTTTATTACACTTTGAATGACAGGGATCAACTTGCCAAATTCGACTCAAAGAGTAATAAGTGTTTGTTTTTGGGATATGCCACTAATAGTCGAGCTTATCGCATGTTTAATTTAAGAACTAGgactattatggaatccattaatgttgtttttgatgattgTGCAGATCTCAAGAAGAAAACTGCTGAGGATGACGTTGAAGACCTTTTGGAAAACCCAATTGAACTGGAAAATGCAGGTGTTGCCCCAGATGTGCAACACCTAGCACAACACGTGACACTGAAGTCACCGAATTTGAGGACGAAGCAAATAGTGATGATGACACAGCAGATGATGGACAGAATATGCCGACTAAGATCCAAAGAGTCATCCATCATCTCAGATAATTGGAAGTGTGCAAGGTGAAGTCTAAAATCGAAAGAAAGAGAAAGTCGATTACCGAAAGATGGCTGGACTTATATGCATGAGCTCTACTTACTCACAGGTCAGATTTTCATGTTTTGTATCTCAATTTGAACCTAAAAATGTTAATGAAGCTTTAAAAGATGAGTTTTGGatcaatgcaatgcatgatgaGCTTGAGGAATTCGTTCGAAATGATGTTTTGTATCTAGTTCCACCTCCCGACCACGTCAATATAATTGGAACAAAgtggatttttaaaaataaaactgatgagtcaggGAACATCATTCGAAACAAGACAAGGTTGGTTGCTCAAGGGTACACACAGGTTGAgggggttgattttgatgagacctttgcTCCTGTTGCCCGCATTGAGTCAGTCCGACTATTGCTAGCTATTGCATGCTACatgaaaatcaaattatttcaaatggatgttaaaagtGCATTCTTGATTGGTACCTTGTGTGAGGAAGCATATGTCAGACAGCCTAAAGGATTTGAAAATCCACATAACTTGAATCACGTGTACAAGTTGAAAAAGGCTCTCTATGGTGTGAAGCAAGCACCACGTGCATGGAATGACAGACTAACAGAATATCTTCTTGAAattggcttcaaacgaggtgaggtagacaatACCTTTTTTATTCAGAAATCCAAAGGTGAAATCCTTATTTGTCAagtctatgttgatgatattctttGGTTCCTCATCTTAAAAGCATGCTGATAATTTTGTTGAGTGCATGTCATTCatattcgaaatgagcatggttggtgagctaagtttttttctttgtttgcaaatcaaacaaatgcatgatggcATCTTTTTATGTCAAAGTAAGTATGCAAAAAACATGATAAAGAAATTTGCTAATGAGAACACCAAGCACATGAAGACACCTATGGgctcaaatgaaaaattatccaaagatgATGCTGCCGAAAATGTTGACAACACCTTATACCGCAGCATCATAGGAAGTCTCATGTACTTGACTGCTAGCCGTCCTGATTTAATGTTTAGTGTTTGCTTGTGTGCTAGATACCAATCTAATCCTAAGATTTCTCATTTAAAAGCCGTAAAACGTATCCTACGATACATAGCCGGAACCGTTGACTTAGGATTATGGTATACTCATGACACCAACTCGAATTTAGTAGGGTTATCATATGCTGATTGGGCAGGGGATTTGGATGATAGAAAAAGTACATCTTGAGGCTGCTTTTACCTTGGAAATAACTTGATATCATGGCAtagtagaaaaaaaaaatgtgtttcactttcaactgctgaatctgaatatgtggcaCCAGGAAGTGATTGCACTCAACTcttgtggatgaatcaaatgatataAGGTTATGGACTTAAGAGTGAACCCTTGGTTGTGTACTGTGAAAATTCTAGTgcaataaacatttcaaaaaattcagTACAACACTCTTGTACTAAACACATTGACATTCGACACCACTTTATTCGAGATCGAGTCGAAAAAGGATTGATTCGGATGGAATTTGTTGATACAAATAACCAATTGgctgacatattcacaaaaGTATTAGACTTTGAGAGATTCTCCAACCTTaagaaatctctcagcatgtgttctgcCTGATCATTCATGATGTTGTCTCAGATGtcacaacatctcggacaacacctaacatgcatgtgcatttttTCTCTCTTTAAACATTCTGCATTTACATGCATACTGTAATATGATGTGTTGGAATGATGTTGCTTAATCTTCTGTTACACTTACAATTCCTTATTCGATCTTGTTTAACACACTTGGACATGAAAAATATTCGAATTGAGTCACTAAGTAGTGAAGGATAATCATGTATACCATGAGTTTGTCCCATGTGAAAGGTGATTTGAGTAGactgaaaatatttataaaacatACTATGTATCAGAAGAAAAGATTGGAAAAAGCTATCTAAAAGAGTCCAAAAAAGACTGTACTTTTAGTGTGGAAGCTACCTCTTCTGAATTTAATACAGAAATCAAAATAggagaaaatggaaaaagctacctagaggagtccaaaagaagactgttcttctagt from the Primulina tabacum isolate GXHZ01 chromosome 8, ASM2559414v2, whole genome shotgun sequence genome contains:
- the LOC142554760 gene encoding uncharacterized protein LOC142554760, producing the protein MAKISNGSITRKRPPVLDGTNYSLWKVKIRFHIKSIDERAWQRVLSGWTPPRRIDEDGDSLIKPEIDMNMFGLITNCVSAKDAWDILQRHCEGSESVRRTRLRMVTSKFEIMRMEKSENILKYDRRLRKIANEAFSLGDPISNERLVSKVLRSLLERFNIKICAIDEAKDTTQMALEDLLR
- the LOC142554761 gene encoding secreted RxLR effector protein 161-like; this translates as MIKKFANENTKHMKTPMGSNEKLSKDDAAENVDNTLYRSIIGSLMYLTASRPDLMFSVCLCARYQSNPKISHLKAVKRILRYIAGTVDLGLWYTHDTNSNLVGLSYADWAGDLDDRKSTS